In the Clarias gariepinus isolate MV-2021 ecotype Netherlands chromosome 10, CGAR_prim_01v2, whole genome shotgun sequence genome, CAGGAAAATACATGACTTGCACTGCTGACAGAATTAACCAAGAACTAAACAGAAGTTTGCATTCTGCATGATTTCTTCCtctttatttgaatattttagatttaaattaaaataaaagtcaaaacatttagaaaatatatgtgtttgaaacataaaatatactataaacattttattataattaataaacatttattaattaaaaaaataaatattgatataacaatgatatttctttttttttcactttgttctTTACCATTTGTAACTGTTACAAGACTTGTAACTTCTTAGCATTATTACGTTACATTTACtacatgtatttttataaacaatacatttacatttcatatttttaaatacttcagCAAACAATagtactgtattatttatttatttatttatttatttaaattgggCCTGTAGTTGTCTGGGATAAAAACAAATGAGCTAAACCATGTGACAGACAgaagttatgatgtcataaaatATGAGAGCCTATTATGTTAAAGTGTGCAAATGTAGCCAAGCCAAATATAGGAGTGTGATCTGTTTcagtaaaaatctgaaaaaaatgatTGTTGCAAATAATTTGGAGTAATTTAAAGGCCACACAAATAAATCCAGGTTagcaacactcacacacttatataaatatattaaattaagtagGACAGATCTGGAAGAGCACACACTTGGAAATTAACTCATTAGCTGGTATAATGGCCAGTGTAAAGCACCAAAATTCTGAACATCAACTACATCTGAAAGTATTTTAATGTACAACCTTTAGGGAAACCTGTACAACCTTTTTAGGTACCTTGGCTAAATCTTTAATAGATAGATATGATGGCTACCTTTCCCTCTAGAACTAACAACCATTATTTACCCAAGAAACCTTTTAAAGAacccttttttatttctattaaataaatagaacctGTCAGACATTTAAAGTAGCTCATACATTCTTTAATGGTACTTGTATACTTCGTATAATCTAATATTTCTTcctaaaagttttttattctgAATTAGTTCTAATAGATTTTGGGCTCCCTAAATAGAAATGTTCTTTGTAGTAGAACACCCCTAAGAAAGTATTagtatatatttgatatatatatttatttgaaaaaaaatatatatagaaagagCTGTTTTATAGGTGCTGTAGATGGCTACACTCTCCTAGCTTCctaaagttgttttattttgaatctCGTTTCCTAGAGAAACACTCCGGTGTAGAACCCTTTCAGGGATGCTAAGAACCATTAAGGAACACCACTAATTGTGTACTTTCTTTTCAATACTTTCATccggtcaggttttttttttaaaaaaaaagaaaggttctTTAAATATTCCTGAATGGGTTATACTTTCCTTACTTTGtactttttaatatacaatTAGGATTATACACTCTGGAATCTGTTTAACTCAGAAAGCTTCACTCTTAAAAAAtatcaaacaaaaaacattttaaaggttcTCTTgctttacatatatatatatatatatatatatatatatatatatatatatatatatatatatatatatatatatataaaaccagcTTGTTACCAGTCAGAGGATGCTTGCTGTCAGTGAGGTAGATGAAAATGTCACAGTGTGGCTGATCCAATACAGTTGATTTTACCATTTCGGTATACcattacatatactgtaaaacactTTCTACATGATAGAATTTCTTTCGGATGGGCTactacacatacacagaggTGCCTATGCTTCTATCAGGCatcaccaacaacaaaaaacaaagaattttaCCACAAAACCCACAGTGCTACAGCACCTAcaccaatgaaaaaaaaaaaaaaaaagtaaggacATAACTCATTTTGTTTCATTGGCTCACAAAGCAAGAAATCATTACTGTTCCTGGTTCATTTTGCTAGCTTAGGGCTAGCAAAGGTACTCAGATCGTGAATTATCACTTTTGTAGGTCATTTGTGAGTCTATACTTGAACGTGAACAAAGGAGCATCCTCTCCGATTCCTGCGTCAGCCGTCGAGTCCAGAGTTCACTCGCCTGTCCGTTCAGCATCCCCTGCTGCATGGCGAGAGCCTCAAATTTCACGTAAGTCTCTTTGGAAAGATCGTGATCCACTTCAGCGTTCCTGCCGCTCCTCTGACAGTACAGCAGCGAAATTTTGTAGAGAAGGAGAACAATGAGAGGAagcgcaaaaacacaagcgatACCACTAACGATTAACAGCCACCTGTTGGAACCAACATCTGTAATGGAATTCAGAGTGATAAAATTCACACATTGCTCCTTTCCAATTTGGGGAACCAAGCACACTGTGTACATCTGGTTTGGAAACAGGTTCTCGAGTAGAAGCTTACCATTTCCAACTTCAGTGTCCACGGTCTCCTTTATCTCCTCTGCATTGTATGGAAAGTACACCACTGACATGGGTGATTCACTGGGAAACCCCTCACTCATCCATGTCACAACTGCACTGTCTCCTGTTTCCTCAACCACCTCAACATCTCTGATGTACGAGATGCCTTTCTTTCTAGATTTATTCTTGATGCTGATTTTGCTCTGCTCCatcctgtatatatttttatcaggtGGAGATCTCTGGATGCCTCCACCTGGACCTAAGTTCAACTTGCTCGCTATAGATGGCGATGTAGTCAGAGATGGCTTGGTTgtggttgtggtggtggtggtggtgttggaaGTGATGGTGATAGAGTTAATTGCTTCTGTAACAGCAGAAGAAGATATGTTGAAGGAAGGAGATGGAGTTGTGAGGTTCACCTCAGCTAAAGATAGCATGATGGTGGATTCTGAACTTCCAGCAACGTTCCTTGCCTTGCAGCGATAAACACCGGTGTCCTTCAATGCGATTCCCTGAAGACTAAGGATGGACCACCGAACACCTTCACCTGGGGATTCCTGCACAACtaatcatgcaaaaaaaaaaagaacttttatACACAAACTGCAATAATCCCATGATGCCCAGCAACAAATTAttagcattttgttttaaaaatggttgGTTGATTTTTTGATAATGATTGGTCTAAAAGAGTGCCAAATTTTATGACTGTTGACAAATTGTTGACAAATTGTTAATAAATTGTTATTGGCCAATGGCAACAATTTGTCAAGCCTAATAAAAGCCTAATACACTGCTTTATAACCTAAACCCTAACCCATACATTATGTTCAACTCCTCCCACCAGCGTGTTACTCTTTTAATTCCAGCCTGGACTTGGGTCCCAGAGCTGACTGGTACCTGGGCTACTGAGCGCTGAACCGTCCTCTCGGCTCCACAGCAGGGTTGGGGTAGGGTAACCTGTAGCATCACAGCGCAGGAGCACATTACTGCTGAGGGAAGATGTGATCTTCGTAGCTGAAGTCATCACCGTTGGTTTAATGCACTGATCCAGTTCTGCTCGTTTAAACAGAACCGCAGCCAGGTTCTCTGGGCCGCTGCAGGTCACCAACTGGTCTATTAGCACCACAGGACCTTCTGCCATTTTGGATATTTCGATAAGTTTGGATATGCGGCAGTCGCAGTACCACATGTTGTCCTGGATCCCTAGAAATATTGAACctattttcagtgtttaatttttgcaacatgttgtgttttattactatgacattatttatataaatgcagaatatagaattaaataaaacaatttgtttaataaaatgtatttggtcgcatattataatttttttaaaatcactttATGAATGCTTTCAAAAAGGTCTGAagcctaccccaggagactcggggcatgagacggggtacaccctggacgcggcacacaagcgcacacacacactggttcaCACACTATGCTCAATTTGGCAATGCCAATTACCTTACACTTTGGAAAGTGGGAGAAAaacagagtacccggaggaaacccaccaagcatggtgagaacatgcaaacaccacacacacagactcaaggtTGGACTCAAACCCCTTGACCCTGAGGGGCGAGGCCACAGCGATAACCATTACACTACCGTGCCACACATTTCAGATTTTATTAAACTAattgtttaaacataaaatgcttaaaataaggATTTGAGTTTGAGCTCCGAAACCTCATTATGTCATCTGAGGTCTACTGGaaggtttaatgtttaatatccTCAAGTGTTTTCAACACAAGCAGTAAACCATCAGGTGCTGGACTTCAGGAGCTTATCATTCATAACTCTGTCTACAGCAGAACCTCGGGTTTGTTGACTGTAAACACCTTAAAAAAGTCCCTTCCGTGATGAACGGGAACAACTGTATGAAGAAGTACCAGTGGTGCATTCCATAATCCTTCAATCACTGTTCATGTACTGTTCCTTCCAGCACTTTCTTTGAAGTTCTAACTTTTCTGctggaattattattaaatattgtgcTATAGTATATTATTGTACTGATGCGTGTAGGCTAAACGAAGCCTACAGATCAACACAAATCCAACTCACATGGGAAAACTAAATTAGTAGATTAAGCTGTACTTAAGGAAGGCAAAGCACGCTCATGCAGAAGCTCGAGGTATCTTTAGACACGTTAAATCCGCTGCAGAAAAATCAAGCTGCTCAGATACAGTAAGATCAATGGAGAGCATTACTATTGGAGCAACTAATCAAAGCTACGTGATGAACATTTGGGAGAGTTTGCTAACTACAATTAGAACCAGACAATAAGTTTCAGTATAATTGCACTTTGAATAGATTTTTACTAAATAAAGCTTTCTatactttaattaataataataaaagcatgatGATCAGTaccataaaaactaataaacactCTGCATCTTTACAGAAATTTTAATTTGGAGGCAGAGTCAACACCTCaaactctttgtcatgttcctcaaattATTCCCGAACAGTGTGTGTCAGGGTGCATCATCCTGCGGAAAGAGGACACTGGCATCAGGGACCACCGTCTGCATGAGGTAATTCTGTGTATAACAGGGTTTAGGTAGGTGGAACGTGTCAGACTAACATCCACATAAAGGGCAAGACCCAAAGTTTCCAAGCAGAACATCACccaaagcatcacactgcctccatGATGTTCAGGTGCGCCTTAGAGAGCTTTTGTTGGAAGCTGATTCCCCTGTAATCAGTAAGAACCCATACCATCTAAAACTATTCTGTCATCATTACTCACCCAGTACAATCTTCTCAGAGGTACTACCACTGGGATTCATTCCAGAAACGGGTCCCCAGATGTCCAGAAGATCAGAAGGCAAGGTGTTTAACTTATTGCTGGAAAGGTCCAGGTATGTGATGTTAACCAGGTGCGCTGCAGCTTCTACAGGAATGCTCGTTAAGCGATTATTGTGCAGATCCAACACCCTGAGATTGGGCATCTCTCTGAGAGACTCCCAGGGGAACGTGGAGATTTGATTTCCATCCAGACGAAGCTCGTGCAGGACCTTCAGGTTGTAAAAGCTCTCAGGGTCCACCGAGCTGATGGAGTTGTAGGTGAGCCACAGATACCTGAGCTCGGTGAGGTAGTAGAACGCCTCGTTTTTTACTCGCCGCACCGCTGTTTTCTCCACACGCAGCTTCACTGTGTCCAGCGGGACGTTGACGGGGATCTCGGCCGTGTCGGGGTCGTTACACAGCACCGTCCTGCGAGAGACAGGGGAGAGGAATggcaaagagtgtgtgtgtgtgtgtgtgtgtgtgtgtgtgtgtgcatttatgtGTTACCTGGTGCCATGGAACACACAGGTGCACTGCGAGGGGCAAAACGGCCGCACGACGCTCCAACAGGACAGCAGCACCTGAACAGCCAGGACACACCGCATCcttcactgagacacacacacactcacatcacacacacacacacatcacactttaaagctcaccacacacactcacagacattTAGATACTTTCAAAGACACACAGAAGCCCTTGAAGTGGAGCAGATGTTAAACTTGAGACGAGCAGACGTTGCGCAAGTGAGGATGGATTACAGAGGATttctgtttgtgcgtgtgtgtgtgtgtgtgtgtgtgtgtgtgtgtgagagagagagagagagagagagaggtagataACCTGGTGATGACCTTTCAGGACATACTAATCGGCTAACGAAGTTTCTTGCCTCATGTGACCTGGTTCTGTTTATCATTCTGTCTCCCCGcttctttctttatatattttttctttttgtcctgtctgtctttctctgtctttaatCTGTCTCTCTATTTCTGTATGTTTCACTCTGTCTCTATATTTTCCTGTccccttttttctctttgttttacTCTTTATGCTcctcccccctctttctctcctgaGCTGTCGTCTGGGCtatgatgagagagagagagagagagagagaaatgaataGTAGGGTAAAAGTGAGAGATGTGTAAAGGTCATCACAGgacaaagagagacaaagaagtggaaagtggaaaggaagtctctctctcacacacacacacatacatacacacacatacacacacacacacacatacacaaacacacacaagcacacatacatacacacacacatacacacacaagcacacacacatacacacacacacaagcacacacacacacacaagcacaaacacatacacacaaacacacacaagtacacacacacacacacacacacacaagcacacacacatacacacaaacacacacacacatacacactcacacacacacaaacctatgTGAGATTTCTCTCTAGTTTCAGGACTAATTTTGGGATGAAAGCCAGAGAACGtatcgggttactttgctgtaaccctgttccctgaaaaggcgggaacgagatgctgcgtgaaaacactatgggaacatcttgtcatgttgccggttgtgaagcatgtgtgtatcaaacatgccaaatttttggcttttataaccccggtgggtgacgtcatctgatgagacgcacctgcaggttataaataggagcaaaccggaaacattcctcagattcttgtcttcacctcgTTGTGAGCGTgtctgtgtctaaccagcaaaaataattgtttaaactcaccgataatggcagagttttaaacgagatgtccctccgtgtgtataatccatgtCAGAgacgatctctacactttactgctttgattaagtgctacgcgcgcgcctcgcattccgagccgcATTCCTgaggcttaaactcgtgcatctggcagagcagtgagagatggaataaaaaaactcctttctttcgtgTTCTCATCGGGTCGGGGAATTCTCTGTCGGCTCACAAGCAcgccctggcgcttcttgtgaatgggcaaggataaacatcctctcttgcttccgtggagatggtaatagcctctaagcacttaaaaaataaataaattacagtttttGCCTATTGCTTACACACGTTTTGCACAATTTGGCCCATTATGtcaaaactctacacacaaaccCATCAGACATAGCACTTGGAGATTAACAACTCACATCTATGCCAAAATGAAACACTGCAATCAAAACTTTACACTCCTTTCTAAAAATCTAATTCTTGcaacaaaaacatacacagaagcACCATTTGAATTACTCTTTCATATCAGCAACAACACACTGATGagctttatataaaacactgcagtCTTTGTGTTTGTAGTTTGCTCAGACTCAGTTTTCTGTAAAACTCAAAAGTAGAATTTCTGCAGTAATCAAACAAgagtttttacaaaaatacGAACATTCTtacggaaataaaaaaaaaaattgaatcacaaaacaaaaaaaacactgaagaaaTTGCTCTTGGGGGAAAAACATAtactttatttgtgtgtgtgtgcatgcgcgtgtgtgcgtgcgtgcatgtgtgtttgtggtgggGGGGGGTGGGCTTATGGATCCTGCCTTCTGTTTGGATCTGGCCACAAGACCTCATCAACATCACAGGCGATGTCCTCACGGGCTAGGCATCGGGGAAAATATCGCCTTGTGTGCCGAATCCACCCTTGGATTGATCCTATCTCAATGTCTCCGCATGCCTCTTCCATTGCTTGCAGAAGAGTCATTCGGGCATGTGGTTGCCGATCATATACTTTCCACCGCCACGCTGAAAAGAATTCCTCGATTGCATTTAGAAAGGGTCTGTAAGGGGGCAGGTATAAAACTGTGAAATGGTTATGGTTGTTGAACCAATCTCGGACCAGAGCTGCCCGGTGGAAACTAACGTTATCCCAGATGACAACAAACCTGGACTGCTCTGGTCTGTCCTGCACAACTCCATGTAGTGCATCTAGAAATGCAATGATCTGTCCTGTATTGTAGGGACCTAGAGTGGCATGGTGATGCAGGACTCCTTGGACACTAATTGCAGCACACATGGTGATATTTCCCCCACGCTGCCCAGGGACATTTACAACAGCCCTTTGTCCAACTATGTTACGGCCCCGACGCCTGGTTTTGGCCAGATTGAAGCCTGCCTCATCCATGTAGATGAACTCCTGTGGCAGTTCGGCGGCATCAAAATCCAGAACTGTCGGGGGCGCTAGTGCGCGTTAAGCATGTAAGTCGTGTTTTCGAACGCTCCCAGGGAAGGCAACATATTTGTTCACTTATTTAACagtacagcctttttttttccttaaaactttttaaaacaagctTCAGAGACTCTAAGTGTATACTTGTATAAGTCATAAGTATAAACATGGCGACGTCTCGCTCCAAAGCCGATACGGGTAGGGGAGGCCGCAACAAAGCCCCGGTCTCTACAGGCGATACTAAGGGATCCCCGGGAAAAGAATGCGCCTCGGATAACTCATCCGGGAATATCACTAGTCTTCAGATGATGCTGGACTCTGTCAAGAATGAGATCTGTCAGAAAATAGATTCATTATCTATTGACTTACGCTCGGAGATTGTCACAGTGCGATCAGACGTCAAAGGCTGGTTAGAACCTTTGCAGCAGATGGTCGAATCCAATACTAGTACCATCAAAGAATTAGAGCGCTCTTCTTCTGATCATAGCGATCGCATAACAGAACTGGAGAATTTGTTTTCGACTTTCAACGATCGCTTAAATCAACTTGATGCTAAGTGCGAAGATTTGGAAGGCCGTTCCAGGAGGAATAATATTCGCCTAGTGGGTCTCCCTGAAGGCAACGAAGGCTCTCGTCCAACTGAATATGTGGCCCAACTTCTGCAAGATATATTACAACTACGGGATAAGCCCCTATTGGATCGCGCGCACCGTACACTACGCGAAAAACCGAAGAAAGGGCAGCCTCCTCGTCCACTCGTTATTAGAGTGCATTACTTTCATGTTCGTACTGACATTCTTCAAAGGGCTGCGGAACTCTCTCCTCTTAATTACGACGGTAAGAGACTGTCTATCTTCGCTGACTACACCACGGCGGTGGCCAAGAAGCGGTCCGCATTCAGAGATGTCAAACGTGTGCTCCACTCGTGTCCTGGAATCAAGTTTGGCTTACTTTTCCCCGCGGTGCTGAGGATCACTACAGCTGATGGAGTTTCACATAAGTTTGTAGAACCGTCCGAGGCACTGGACTTCATTCGCAAAAACCTGAAATCTACAGAAGCTGTAGGTAATGACACATAGTTCATAGGCTGGTCTGAATACCTTTACGGGACATCATTATACCTATCTGTAGCACGGACCTTATATTATAGGTAACTTACAAAGGATGTTAAGTGTATTTTGAGGTCTAAcctcttttttcctttcattgGTATTAATGGTCTTTTTATTGTGatttcagtaaaatattttatattagggTCGGAAAAGGCGAGACATAGTTTCACAAGTGCTGTTCTGTGTAGCtccctgttttatttaaaatgccgTTGCCTTCTCTGAGGCGACAAGTTGCAAGTTAGAGTAGAACTTGCGTTGCCTCAGTAGGTTCAGTAAGAAAGTTAACGTTAAGGAAGGGTCATGCATGTATCTCGTTTGgggagatgctttttttttttcttttttcttttttcctccttttttttttttttttcttctctttcttttttttttgtttctctttatgGATGTGCCAACTACAGCTTCCTCTGGTGTCAGAAGCTCTTATcaatactttattatatgttattctataattattttttctgtaaattcGATTTTACACGATCATTAGAAATATGGCTCAGCCTAAGGTGACATTTAGGCCGGGGGGTAGTAACCTGAGATTTGTAAGTTGGAACTGTAAGGGGGTAAACGAACCAGTAAAACGGAGCAAGGTGTTACATCATCTCCAACACTTGGGTGCACATATTGTCTACCTCCAGGAAACTCATCTTAAAGCTAAAGACCATTTACTATTAAAAAGAAGATGGGTTGGTCAGGTTTATCATTCCTCATTTCAGGGCAAAGCTAGAGGGACAGCAATCCTTATACACAAATCAGTAAAATTTGTATGTTCAGATGTTAAAACAGATCCAAATGGCAGGTATGTCATTGTCTCGGGGAGAATTGGAAATACTGAACTTCTCTTAGTCAATATTTATGCTCCTAATTGGGATGATGACAAATTCTTTAGGCATTTATTTGCCTCACTGCCAGATATATCTTTAAGTTTTCTTATTTTAGGAGGTGATTTCAATTGTTGGCTTAACCCGGATCTTGATCGTTCGTCTCTCAAACGTAATTCACCCTCAAAATCTGCTCGTGTAATTCAATCCTTTATGGACGAGTTTTCAGCTTCAGATCCCTGGCGTTTTTTCAATCCACATGGTaaagcattctcttttttttcccacgcGCACCAAACATTCACACGCATTGATTACTTTATAATAGATAATAAACTTATTCAGTCAgtagagtcatgtgattataatGCTATTTTAATATCAGACCATGCACCAGTAACCATGAATATTTACTTTGAGGGGCCTGACGGCACACGTCTATTGTGGCGGCTGAATACTCGTATGCTATTAGATCAGAGCTTTGTAGAGTTTGTCTCTAATAAAATAGACTTTTTTATATCCACGAATAGCAGTCCAGAGATATCTGCATCTCTTTTTTGGGAGACTCTGAAGGCATTTCTGAGGGGAGAAATCATTTCATATATTAGTCACAGGacaaagttaaacaaaaagagACGTTCTGAGATAACACAAAAAATTATTCAGTTAGATAATATATATGCGGTCACCCCATCTTCAGATATTTATAAGGAACGCCAGTCATTACAGGCGGAGTTTGATATTCTTTCAACAAGTCATGCAGAGAATTTATTACTTAGAACTAAGTCTAGGTATTATGAAGATGGTGACAAAGCAGGTAGGCTACTAGCCCTACAACTAAGACAGGAATCAACTTCCCACCTTATCCCCCAAATCCGAATGCCTACAGGAATAACAACAGATCCCATATTAATCAATAATCAGTTTAAAGACTATTATACTTCACTTTATGCTTCTGAGCAAACCGCTAATTCATCtgattttgataattttttcagTGCCGTTAATATCCCAACAGTTAATTCTAATTCAGTTGAACAACTTGAGGCACCCATTAGTATAGAAGAACTTATCCAAGCTGCTACCTCTTTACAGTGTGGCAAATGTCCTGGACCCGATGGATATCCAGTAGAATTTTATAAGAAGTTTATGAGTAAATTGGCTCCCATATTAATAGAAATGTATAACGAATCATTTAAGTCACTTAAACTTCCTCAAACACTTAATCAAGCCTCAATCTCCCTGATCCTTAAAAAGGATAAAGACCCTTTGGAATGTTCCTCATATCGGCCTGTCAGCTTACTTAATGTAGACTTTAAGTTGTTATCAAAACTGTTATCAATGCGACTGGAATCTATATTGCCATCAATTATATCTCCAGATCAGACCGGTTTTATAAAGAGTagacattctttttttaatgttagacGGTTATGTAATGTTGTGTATAATTCTTCTTCCTGTTCTACCCCGGAAGCTGTAATATCATTAGATGCGGAAAAAGCATTTGACCGGGTGGAATGGGGATAtcttttttacactttaaaaaaatttggttttggTGAAAGATTCATCTCATGGGTAAAACTGTTGTATTCCGCTCCCCAAGCCTCAGTTAGAACTAATAACACTCGTTCTGAATACTTTAACCTCCATAGATCCACTCGTCAGGGATGCCCCTTGAGCCCACTTCTTTTTGCTATTGCCATCGAACCCCTTTCTATTGCTTTGAAAGTTAACCCATTAATAAAAGGAATAGCAAGAATAGGTACAGAGCAGAGGGTCTCGCTATATGCAGACGATCTTCTTCTGTATATTTCAGATTTTACGGTGTCAGTTCCGGCAGTTATTAATACTTTGCAATCTTTTGGTTCTATTTCGGGTTATAAACTAAATTTATCCAAAAGTGAAATTTTCCCACTAAATTCAGCTGCCAAAAAATATCCCTTACATACTTTGCCATTTAAAATGGCACTGGGTAAATTTAAATACCTTGGGGTTTGGATAACTAATAGATTTCAGGATCTTCCAAAGTTTAACTTTGATAATTTAATGTCCCAAGTTCAGAAAGACTTTGAGAGGTGGTCAGTGCTTCCTTTATCCTTGGCAGGCAGAATTAATACGGTGAAAATGAATACCCTCCCAAAATTCTCATATTTGTTTCAGTGTATCCCTGTTTTCCTCTCTCAGTCCTTTTTCCGAAGACTTGATGGTTTAATTACAGAGTTTATATGGAATAAAAAGACTGCTAGAATCCGTAAAGTAC is a window encoding:
- the lrit3a gene encoding leucine-rich repeat, immunoglobulin-like domain and transmembrane domain-containing protein 3a — encoded protein: MRCVLAVQVLLSCWSVVRPFCPSQCTCVFHGTRTVLCNDPDTAEIPVNVPLDTVKLRVEKTAVRRVKNEAFYYLTELRYLWLTYNSISSVDPESFYNLKVLHELRLDGNQISTFPWESLREMPNLRVLDLHNNRLTSIPVEAAAHLVNITYLDLSSNKLNTLPSDLLDIWGPVSGMNPSGSTSEKIVLGIQDNMWYCDCRISKLIEISKMAEGPVVLIDQLVTCSGPENLAAVLFKRAELDQCIKPTVMTSATKITSSLSSNVLLRCDATGYPTPTLLWSREDGSALSSPVVQESPGEGVRWSILSLQGIALKDTGVYRCKARNVAGSSESTIMLSLAEVNLTTPSPSFNISSSAVTEAINSITITSNTTTTTTTTTKPSLTTSPSIASKLNLGPGGGIQRSPPDKNIYRMEQSKISIKNKSRKKGISYIRDVEVVEETGDSAVVTWMSEGFPSESPMSVVYFPYNAEEIKETVDTEVGNGKLLLENLFPNQMYTVCLVPQIGKEQCVNFITLNSITDVGSNRWLLIVSGIACVFALPLIVLLLYKISLLYCQRSGRNAEVDHDLSKETYVKFEALAMQQGMLNGQASELWTRRLTQESERMLLCSRSSIDSQMTYKSDNSRSEYLC